TGTTAGGCAAATCTGAACCATTAGATAAGATTGCATGTCTGAACCACTAGATAAGATTTGCACGGGAAACTAATCGATGCCTAATCTGTCCTAACTGCATGACCACTATTCACACTGCGCTAGCAGCATTCATTTAGGATCAGCGGGGCAACAACGCCACTACTCTCTAGAGCACATCTTAGGTACTCGACTGAACTATTAGTAGTTCCCTGTTTAGTCAAACTGCTTTGCAGCAACTACCTCCCTTACAGCAATGATTCACTGTTATGAGATTGTTACCTAAGTTACCTAACCGCTATCTGTTCAGCCTTGCAATTCTCGTTGCTGGTGTGGGGCTGTCGATCGCAGCCTTCAACACTGTGCGATCGCGAGAAAACCAGCGTATTCGCGAAGAGTTTCGCCAGCAAGTAGATCACTTGACTTCAGCACTAGAGCATAGCATTGCGGACAAACTAGAAGTTAGTCAAGCATTAACTGCCTTCTATGCTGCCTCTGGTCAGGTCAATCGCAGGCAGTTTCAACTATTCGTACAACCGTTTTTGGGTAAGCACAAGGGGATTCATGCCCTAAGCTGGGTAGCAAGGGTATCAGGGGAAGATCGTCTGCGTTACGAGCAGGCCATAGCTGCTGAAGGCTTCCCGAACTTCAGCATTTATCAGCGGGACGATACTGGCAAGGTTTCCAAACAGTCACTACAGGTGGAATACTTCCCAGTCACCTACACAGAACCACCTGCCCTTAGGCAGGCGATCGGCTATGACATGCTCTCAGAACCAATGCGCCGTGATGCCCTAATGAAAGCCAAACACACCGGTAAGACCACCCTAACAGAACACATTAACCTGGTTGACAACGAATTAGGCGCGATTGCGTTTACTCCCATCTATGCCGCTGCTAGCAACTCCACAACGAGAACGTTGACGGGGTTTGTGCAGGTTGTCTTTTCATTAAAGAAAACAGTGGCAACAGCGATAGAAAACCCGATTCTGGCTGCATTAGACTTTAGTATCTATGACCGGTCTGCCTCAGCAGAGCGTCAGTTCATTATTCGCCATGAGGCCAAGACTAACGCCCTACTGTCGTCTGCGTGGTCTGACAGCGATAGCTCACCGGCAGCTAGGGCTATTTTGTGTCCGTCACCGTCCGACTGTGTTCGCTATATAGAGGTAGCTGATCGTCAATGGATGCTTGTTGCTCATCCAACTATGGCCTACATTACCAGCAACCGTGAAGGGACTGCTTATGCAATTTTTAGCATTGGCTTGCTATTAACCCTTGGCTTTGTTGCTTACATGCTGATTACTCAGCGCCATGCAATTCGGGTCGAAAACCTAGTGCAAGAGCGCACTGCCCAAGCCCAAGAACTAAGCCGCACCTTGTCTGAATTGCAACAAACCCAGGCTCAGTTAATTCAGACTGAAAAGATGTCAAGTTTAGGACAACTGGTGGCTGGAGTTGCGCATGAAATCAACAACCCAGTGAATTTTATCCACGGCAACCTAGACCATGTTGCCGCCTACGCCCAAGACTTAATGACTATCGTGGCCATGTATCAGCGTGCCTATCCTCAGCCCACACAAGCTATTCAAGCGGCAATCGATGAAGCTGACTTAGAGTTTATGTCAGAGGACTTGCCAAAATTGCTAAAGTCCATGCAAGTAGGGACTGAGCGTATTCGCGAGATCGTGCTCTCCCTGCGCAGTTTCTCACGCCTCGATGAAGCTGACATGAAAGCAGTAGATATTCATGAAGGCATTGATAGTACCTTGTTGATCC
Above is a genomic segment from Cyanobacteriota bacterium containing:
- a CDS encoding CHASE domain-containing protein; this translates as MRLLPKLPNRYLFSLAILVAGVGLSIAAFNTVRSRENQRIREEFRQQVDHLTSALEHSIADKLEVSQALTAFYAASGQVNRRQFQLFVQPFLGKHKGIHALSWVARVSGEDRLRYEQAIAAEGFPNFSIYQRDDTGKVSKQSLQVEYFPVTYTEPPALRQAIGYDMLSEPMRRDALMKAKHTGKTTLTEHINLVDNELGAIAFTPIYAAASNSTTRTLTGFVQVVFSLKKTVATAIENPILAALDFSIYDRSASAERQFIIRHEAKTNALLSSAWSDSDSSPAARAILCPSPSDCVRYIEVADRQWMLVAHPTMAYITSNREGTAYAIFSIGLLLTLGFVAYMLITQRHAIRVENLVQERTAQAQELSRTLSELQQTQAQLIQTEKMSSLGQLVAGVAHEINNPVNFIHGNLDHVAAYAQDLMTIVAMYQRAYPQPTQAIQAAIDEADLEFMSEDLPKLLKSMQVGTERIREIVLSLRSFSRLDEADMKAVDIHEGIDSTLLILQNRTKVNSKRPEIAIVKDYDDLPLIECYAGQLNQVFMNLLVNAIDAIDDLANQQRLDSNLDRHHEPWQPTITIRTKLVTSLGLERLESVPEPQSSTQSMLNTPLFWGRSLFAQPSQSNQQQPSIPASTQQTSPASPANHAIRISITDNGPGMSEETQKQLFNPFFTTKPVGKGTGLGLAISYQIVVDKHEGKLWCESTPGHGTTFFIEIPVHHAVLQVRQPALV